The segment CAGAACCTTGAAAGGGTGGTTGGTGAAGGGGTGCAGCTCGTCAATGGGAATTTGCTGTACCTGCTCCCGCTGTTCCTCCTGTCGGTTTTCCTCGGTGGAAAACAGGTCATCTAGCCCTTTCAGAGCTAAGTTTTCGCTGTCGATCGGCATCCGCCTGCACCTCCCTTGCAAGAGATTTGTAGGCTTCTGCCACCTTACCCTTGGGGTCATAGGCAAAGATGCTTTTGCCTGCCGCACTGGTTTCTGCCGCACGGACAGACCGTGGGATGGTCTGCTCAAACACCTTCAGGTGCTTTCCGTATATCTGCCGGATCAGATTGCTGATCTGCTTTCCGTAGTTGGTGCGGCTGTCGGTCATGGTCAGCAGGATGCCTTCGATTTTCAGTTTGGGGTTGATTTGCCGACGAACCTTTTGGACGGTCTGCAAAAGCTGTTCCAGACCTTTTGCGGACAGGTATTGCGCCTGTACCGGAATCAAGGCAGCGTCTGCCGCCGCCAGTGCGTTGATGGTGAGCATCCCCAGCGAGGGCATACAGTCCAGCAGAATAAAATCGTACTCCCGTTTGGCACTGTCCAGCACCTGCTTGAGTATCTTTTCCCGGTTCATGCTGTTTACCAGCGCCACTTCCAGCCCTGCCAGTTCGATGTTGGCAGGGATAAGGTCAACACCCTCTGTGTGGTGCAGAATGCCCTCGCCGGGCTGGATGGGCTGGTCGTTCATGGCTTTTGCCATCAGGGTGGAGAGGGTGGTAGGCAGTTCATCGGGCTGCTGCCAGCCCATGCTAATGGTCAATGACCCCTGTGGGTCGGTGTCCACCAACAGGACTTTCTTGCCCTCCATTGCCAGCCCAATGCCCAGATTCTCACAGGTGGTGCTTTTCCCCACACCGCCTTTTTGATTGGTGACTGCGATAATCGTAGCTTTCTTTGCGATAACATCACCCCGCTTTCGGTGAACCACGCGCAAAGTCGTGGTTCGTCTTGTTCTGATAGTAGAGGTTCATGGTGGTGGGCGCGTTGTAGAGCATCGCCAGCAGATACTGCTTCATGTTCCGCACCGGGGCGGTGTTTTCTGCCAGAGAATCTAGCACGAAACGGATGTGGTCAGCATTCAGCTTTTTCAGCCGACTGCGTACCACCTCGGCAGGTTTGTCATCTCCGGCAATCCGCAATATCTTGCGCTTGGTAGAGCAGGTATCCACAAACAAGTCCACGATCTGATAGATGGTGTCCTCATCATCCGGGCAGAGTCGGAGCAGAAGTTCTACCTCCAATGCCTGATAAAAATAATCCTCAAGCTGCTCCCGGATGCCCTCGGAGTAGATAGGGTCAGGATCGTTCCACTCTGTCTTATTCTTATCAGTCTTATTTGCTTGCGGTTTTGGCTGCTCCAGAATTGCGCTTTCGGCAGCACCAGAATTGCTGGTTGGGCAATTCTGTACTTGCGCTTTTGGCAGTCCAGACGAAAAGTCCTTGACGTAGACGAGGCTGGGTCTGCCCAGACCACGGCGTTTGCGCTCAATGAGGTCGATGTCCTCCAGTTCTCGGAACAGCTTGACCGCCTTGTGCTCGGCGCAGCAGAGGGATTCCTGCACTTCCCGGACGGTGTAGATGATATACACGCGCCCCTGCTCGTCCAGCCAGCCGTTCTTTGCAGACAGGCTCATACGGTCCAGCAGGATGCCGTACAGTGTCCGGGCATCGGTGGAAAGCTGCCGGAAGCGGTGGTCTTGGAACAGTGCTTTCGGGATGCGGAAGTAGGAGAACAATTCGCCCGACTGACCGTAGAAGTAGTCGTAATTCATGGTATTAACGAATCATCAGCTCACGGTCTGCGGCACCTTTCATATACATGGCTTCCGCGATGTCATCCATCACCCGGAACAGTGCATCATCCAGTTCAAGATACTTCCGCCCCAGCTTTTCATCCAGCAGCCTCCGGAACTCACGTTCAATTTTGTCACGCTCGCAGGCAACTCGCTGATAGCGAGATGTCTTCATTAGCTCCGTCCATATTGGACGTACCATTTTGTCGTAGTAGTTCAGCATAAAGTCTTTATCCATTGGCATCCTCCTTTTGATTTTACATATAAAAATTGCGGACAGCCATTTTTATGGATGCCCGCAATAATAATTTTATTATTTACAAATCCAGTTGATTCTCACTGAGAAATATGTTGGATACACAGATAGAAATCCTAATATTTTTTCTTTGCACATTTTTAAAGCATCGATGATATGATTAGTGTCAATCGACTCCGCTCCAATTTGTTCTGCAATAGAATTAGCCAAAAGACGATCATTAAATACTTTTTCACAGATTGAGATGGCCGTCTCTGAACATACTCCATATTTTAATTTCCTTTGTAAAAGAAGTAACTTTGATACAAGAAGTGCTCTGTTTTCATCATCGCCATCATCAATCACATCAATGATATTTCCTATAAAAAAGCTGAATTCATAGGAAATGAGCTTGCTGCACAGGCTCTCAATATCCGATATCAAAAGTCCAGTCGCTTTTTTCATTGCTATAAAGGAGTATCCATCAAGCCACATTCGACAAATATCTGGAAAATATTCTTCTGTTTTACCAATTTTATGAGTATCGATAAAAAAGGATAACAACATTTCAAAAATTTCTGAATCTGAAAGTTGCTGCTCCATGAATTGAGTTTCTGCTAGCCATGCTTCAATTATTAAAGCATCATCTATTCCAAGCATACTTTTGGAGTATCGTTTGATCTTCACACGATCAACTGTCTTTGCCTTTTGTGCAATGACATCAAATATTTTTTCCAACAACGTTTTTTCTGCATCGTTGGCCATAAAATAAGCAAGAGTCTCTTTACAAAGTTCCAATGCCACAACCTGCGCATCGGAACCTTCATCATTAGAAAGGACAAAGCATAGATGATTTTCGATTGTCTCTATGACATGCTGCCGAACCGTTAGAGCAGTCTTAAGTACAGCAACACTTTTTTGGTTCATCGGCGTCTGTTTTTTCCGTTCATATGCTTGCAGAATTTTTTCGTAGCACGATTCAAAGCAATCCCAATGGCTATAATTGTTGATAATATAGTTAGCAATATATACGCCTTTTACATGGTCATCATGATTGATTTCAATATCTTGGACAAGCCATAAAATAGAGCTTTCGCATGGTTCTGCTGCGTGACTGTCAAACATTTTGACGCAGTTTTCCCATTTGTAAAATCCTCCGTTTCTTCGATTGTTCTTGTTGTCAAATAGCTTTGAATCTGTAACAATAACACTTCCTTCCGTGTACATTCCCGAACGTGCTGTCCTTCCCATTAAATTTTGAAAATTTCGAATTTTCATACTATTTTGATCAAGCATGAAACTAGTCATAAAAAGGTACTTTATGGGAATGTTCACTCCTTGAGCAAGTGTAGATGTACATATCACAAGGTGCAGGTCTTTCTTACGAAATGCGTATTCAATAGCAAGGCGCAAACCATTCGGAAGATTTGAATAGTGTGGTGCAACACCCAAATTGCAAGCTTTTGTATATGGATGATCACAACCGTAATAATCGGCCATTAACTTGGCAATACGACTCATTTCCAATGTGTTGCTATACTTCTGAATTCCAGAAAGATCATATTCTCGACTATCAAGGTCAATAATTTGCTGAATTATGGTTTGTACACTTCGAGTTCGATTGGCAAAAATTGCAGCACCACCATTTTTGCAAAGTTTATTTGCATAATATATTGCAATATCCTTGGGATCTGTCAACTTCGGAAAATAACGCTTTTTTCTTTCTTTTCCAAGTTTTTTTAGCAAATTGACTTCTATGCTGCGTGGAACATAGAAATCTTCACGTTCAGGATCTTCTGAGTAGTAATGAATATCTCGTGTTTGTGAAGAAAATCCGATGCTTTTAGGTGTTGTTTTAATTGCCGGATCAGAAGCCAAGGTTCCATTTTCATTAAAAAGCCATTGCTTAATTTGCTCGGCGTTTGAAAGCACCGCAGAAAGAAGCACAATTTGTTTTTCTGTATTTATGTGTTTTCGAATTTCAGAAATCAACAGCTCATAAGCTGTTCCACGTCTTCCATCATCGAACATATGACTCTCATCAAATATATACAAACCGATTTCATCTAAAAACTCAACTTGATGATGGATAATATAGCTGAGCTTTTCTGGCGTACAAATTAGTATTGTCGCTTTCAAAGTAAAATCCACGAAAAAATCATTTTCCAGAATATCTGAAAATTGGTTTATTAAAACACTCTCTCCAAAAGCTGAAGTCATATCGCTTGCAATCTCGTTACATAAAGCACGAAGTGGTGCAACAATAATAGCAGTAGCCGTTCGGTTCGAGAGAAAGGATGACCGAATGATTAGTTCTATACTTTTGGTTTTCCCAACGCCTGTTGGAAGCTGAACGATTGCATTTTCTCCGCTTAACACATTTTTCTTTCCTATAAGCTGCTGTGCAGGCCACAACATTTTAGGAGATTTTGAGCTTTTTAAATACTCTTCCCATTGTCCGGGTTCCAATTTTGAATATTGAGGAATCAGTTTCCATGCGGCTTTTGATAACGCTATCGTAATTACTGCAAGGAGTATATCGACATAGTATATCTCCATAGGATCATTGTTTTTATAAATTGCAGTTCGATATTTCCGAATCGCCTGTTCTATGTTAGGCAAGCCTTCTCCATTGGTGTAGTAGAATAGTAATGCCCGGCAGAGTTCTTCACCGCCAAAGGTATCAGAACTTATAGGGAAAACCTTATCCAAGAGGAGATACCCTAATAGATTTCTAAGTATTATTTGAGATGTACCCATAGTGGGCGTATCTTTTATTTTTTCGAAAAGGGCCGCACATAATACTTTGGAACTACCAAAATCATTGGATAAGAAATAGGCTGCTGCACCGGACAATAAAAAGTCCGTATCGTATGCTGTTCTATCATTAGCTCCAACGGAGGCATCAAAGTATTGAGAAGCCTTCACCATATAGGGTGCGAATTCTGCCTTCCCAGTTTCATCATTTTCTATAATGCTCTCTGCATATCGAGAAAGGATATATATGACAGGATAGGAAAGTTCATTTGAGTTTAGCGGAAATTTGGGATAGTCTTTTTGTGAAATATCATATTCTACCAGCTTCGCTTTTGCCTTTTGATATTTAAGCATATAGTTGGAATTCGTTCCAAAAATCATTTTGTACACCTCTCAAAGATTTGGTGGGCCAAATTCATCAAATCGGCGCCATGTACATAAAAAATGGACTGATTAACTTTTAATTGCAAATCATTTCCCTTAATCCCAGCTATTACTTTATTTTCAATCTCTGGCTGACTTGAGATGGCAGCTCCAACATAAGAGATTTTATAGGGCGATTCCGTCTTTTTTTGAAAACGTTCAACGCAGTTTGATTCATCGAATTTTCCCATATTACGGAGCTTTTTTCTATAGTAATTTAATGTATGAGCAACTCGGTGTTCATCTTTTTTAGAAT is part of the Faecalibacterium sp. HTF-F genome and harbors:
- a CDS encoding DUF6017 domain-containing protein → MNYDYFYGQSGELFSYFRIPKALFQDHRFRQLSTDARTLYGILLDRMSLSAKNGWLDEQGRVYIIYTVREVQESLCCAEHKAVKLFRELEDIDLIERKRRGLGRPSLVYVKDFSSGLPKAQVQNCPTSNSGAAESAILEQPKPQANKTDKNKTEWNDPDPIYSEGIREQLEDYFYQALEVELLLRLCPDDEDTIYQIVDLFVDTCSTKRKILRIAGDDKPAEVVRSRLKKLNADHIRFVLDSLAENTAPVRNMKQYLLAMLYNAPTTMNLYYQNKTNHDFARGSPKAG
- a CDS encoding ParA family protein; amino-acid sequence: MAKKATIIAVTNQKGGVGKSTTCENLGIGLAMEGKKVLLVDTDPQGSLTISMGWQQPDELPTTLSTLMAKAMNDQPIQPGEGILHHTEGVDLIPANIELAGLEVALVNSMNREKILKQVLDSAKREYDFILLDCMPSLGMLTINALAAADAALIPVQAQYLSAKGLEQLLQTVQKVRRQINPKLKIEGILLTMTDSRTNYGKQISNLIRQIYGKHLKVFEQTIPRSVRAAETSAAGKSIFAYDPKGKVAEAYKSLAREVQADADRQRKLSSERAR
- a CDS encoding DEAD/DEAH box helicase, whose translation is MIFGTNSNYMLKYQKAKAKLVEYDISQKDYPKFPLNSNELSYPVIYILSRYAESIIENDETGKAEFAPYMVKASQYFDASVGANDRTAYDTDFLLSGAAAYFLSNDFGSSKVLCAALFEKIKDTPTMGTSQIILRNLLGYLLLDKVFPISSDTFGGEELCRALLFYYTNGEGLPNIEQAIRKYRTAIYKNNDPMEIYYVDILLAVITIALSKAAWKLIPQYSKLEPGQWEEYLKSSKSPKMLWPAQQLIGKKNVLSGENAIVQLPTGVGKTKSIELIIRSSFLSNRTATAIIVAPLRALCNEIASDMTSAFGESVLINQFSDILENDFFVDFTLKATILICTPEKLSYIIHHQVEFLDEIGLYIFDESHMFDDGRRGTAYELLISEIRKHINTEKQIVLLSAVLSNAEQIKQWLFNENGTLASDPAIKTTPKSIGFSSQTRDIHYYSEDPEREDFYVPRSIEVNLLKKLGKERKKRYFPKLTDPKDIAIYYANKLCKNGGAAIFANRTRSVQTIIQQIIDLDSREYDLSGIQKYSNTLEMSRIAKLMADYYGCDHPYTKACNLGVAPHYSNLPNGLRLAIEYAFRKKDLHLVICTSTLAQGVNIPIKYLFMTSFMLDQNSMKIRNFQNLMGRTARSGMYTEGSVIVTDSKLFDNKNNRRNGGFYKWENCVKMFDSHAAEPCESSILWLVQDIEINHDDHVKGVYIANYIINNYSHWDCFESCYEKILQAYERKKQTPMNQKSVAVLKTALTVRQHVIETIENHLCFVLSNDEGSDAQVVALELCKETLAYFMANDAEKTLLEKIFDVIAQKAKTVDRVKIKRYSKSMLGIDDALIIEAWLAETQFMEQQLSDSEIFEMLLSFFIDTHKIGKTEEYFPDICRMWLDGYSFIAMKKATGLLISDIESLCSKLISYEFSFFIGNIIDVIDDGDDENRALLVSKLLLLQRKLKYGVCSETAISICEKVFNDRLLANSIAEQIGAESIDTNHIIDALKMCKEKILGFLSVYPTYFSVRINWICK